One Thermococcus sp. genomic window carries:
- a CDS encoding transglutaminase-like domain-containing protein, with translation MMRRVPTAIVIALMVIVAGCLSATPATETPGSTEHPPTTSGVSASSTPTSSTTPPATWTNPLVKWENTTVSLPASDAELNCPGILWRYILRDALPCMLSREELEVISPLAEELKGEDLTQSAWNVLAWEGGWLSYDWEKAKQPFAKVIIYPDGRQEVVEGQNNTIQTPYETIMKRTGICTDYTVLTDALLLAMNYSPVYAMAINLTDLGHATALVKINGWYFALDQHLPPMDLGAYYRYWERQGSGIINATLYEITPGEERANVKVLGVVTGKEFLNQDYTMGEGDARNLAVSMMNLLYEGFGLKADESLASLSDGKLPRGYRAGWTWGVTYYNLADYYHPFFHEQYAEWLLSQMLSDGEFAGYVQKSDAVWIKVRIEGEDLVLTIYLGSS, from the coding sequence ATGATGAGAAGAGTCCCCACGGCAATTGTCATCGCGTTAATGGTCATCGTTGCCGGCTGCCTCTCGGCCACTCCAGCGACCGAAACGCCCGGAAGTACGGAGCACCCACCCACGACTTCGGGAGTTTCGGCCTCATCGACCCCAACGTCGAGCACCACGCCCCCTGCGACCTGGACGAATCCCCTCGTGAAGTGGGAGAACACGACGGTATCCCTTCCGGCAAGTGACGCTGAACTGAACTGTCCGGGGATACTCTGGCGCTACATCCTCAGGGACGCCCTCCCCTGCATGCTGAGCAGAGAAGAGCTTGAGGTCATATCGCCCCTCGCGGAGGAGCTCAAGGGCGAAGACCTGACCCAGAGCGCCTGGAACGTTCTCGCCTGGGAAGGGGGGTGGCTGAGCTACGACTGGGAGAAGGCCAAGCAGCCCTTCGCCAAGGTAATAATATACCCCGACGGGCGGCAGGAGGTCGTCGAAGGACAGAACAACACGATTCAGACCCCCTACGAGACGATAATGAAGAGAACAGGGATATGCACCGACTACACCGTTCTCACTGATGCCCTGCTCCTGGCCATGAACTACTCGCCGGTCTACGCGATGGCCATAAACCTAACCGACCTGGGGCACGCGACGGCCTTAGTAAAGATAAACGGCTGGTACTTCGCCCTCGACCAGCACCTTCCGCCCATGGACCTGGGCGCCTACTACCGCTACTGGGAGCGGCAGGGGAGCGGGATAATCAACGCCACGCTCTACGAGATAACACCGGGGGAGGAGAGGGCCAACGTGAAGGTTCTCGGCGTCGTCACCGGGAAGGAGTTCCTGAACCAGGACTACACCATGGGCGAGGGGGACGCGAGGAACCTCGCGGTCTCGATGATGAACCTGCTCTACGAGGGGTTTGGCCTGAAGGCCGACGAATCCCTGGCCAGTCTCTCCGACGGGAAGCTCCCAAGGGGGTACAGAGCCGGCTGGACGTGGGGGGTGACCTACTACAACCTGGCCGACTACTACCATCCCTTCTTCCACGAACAGTACGCCGAGTGGCTGTTATCCCAGATGCTCTCGGACGGGGAATTCGCGGGCTACGTCCAGAAGAGCGACGCGGTCTGGATAAAGGTTAGGATAGAGGGCGAGGATCTCGTCCTCACCATCTACCTCGGGAGTTCTTAG
- a CDS encoding DEAD/DEAH box helicase, whose protein sequence is MSFESLGLSEATLVAVRQKGFETPTDIQREVIPRLLSGDVDIIGQSQTGTGKTAAFALPIIEAIDPKIKTVQAIILTPTRELALQVADEIKSLRGRKRVYVYAVYGGQPIGPQIRALERGIHVVVGTPGRVLDHIRRGTLDLSGVKFFILDEADRMLDMGFIDDIEAIFRETPRRKRVLMFSATMPPEIRKLARRYMGDYEVISVSSDELVPEMVDQEYIEVVPARKFTVLKKILSDDFYGIVFCATKRETRELSEKLRRAGYSAEPLNGDMSQAARERTFRRFKTKRTRILVATDVAARGLDVRDISHIVNYSIPMTAEDYVHRIGRTGRMGKRGKAITFIMPGEFRRLRYIAQQAGVEIRKSELSEEIPREYRERYEHGRPNAYRRNGRRNSRYSKNSRGRW, encoded by the coding sequence ATGAGTTTTGAAAGCTTAGGCTTATCCGAGGCCACGTTAGTGGCAGTCAGGCAGAAGGGTTTTGAGACCCCAACGGACATCCAGAGGGAGGTCATTCCGCGTCTTCTATCGGGCGATGTGGATATAATCGGCCAGTCCCAGACGGGGACGGGAAAAACAGCGGCATTTGCACTCCCCATAATCGAGGCCATTGACCCGAAGATAAAGACCGTTCAGGCGATAATCCTCACCCCGACAAGGGAATTGGCACTCCAGGTGGCGGACGAGATCAAGAGCCTCCGCGGGAGAAAGAGGGTTTATGTCTACGCGGTCTACGGCGGCCAGCCGATAGGGCCGCAGATAAGGGCGCTTGAGCGGGGCATCCATGTTGTCGTTGGAACCCCCGGCAGGGTTCTCGACCACATAAGGCGGGGCACTCTTGATTTAAGCGGCGTTAAGTTCTTCATCCTCGATGAGGCAGACAGGATGCTCGACATGGGCTTCATAGACGACATAGAGGCGATTTTCAGGGAGACGCCGAGGAGAAAGAGGGTGCTGATGTTCTCGGCGACGATGCCCCCGGAGATTAGAAAGCTCGCGAGGCGTTACATGGGAGACTATGAGGTGATAAGCGTCAGCAGCGATGAGCTCGTGCCCGAGATGGTGGATCAGGAGTACATAGAGGTCGTCCCCGCGAGGAAGTTCACGGTCCTGAAGAAGATCCTCAGCGACGACTTCTACGGCATAGTCTTCTGTGCCACAAAGAGGGAAACCCGGGAGCTGAGCGAGAAGCTCAGGAGGGCTGGCTACAGCGCTGAGCCACTCAACGGCGACATGAGTCAGGCCGCTCGCGAGAGAACCTTCCGGCGCTTCAAAACAAAGCGAACGCGGATTCTCGTGGCAACCGATGTCGCCGCGCGCGGCTTGGACGTCCGGGACATAAGCCACATCGTAAACTACTCCATTCCCATGACAGCTGAAGACTACGTCCACAGGATAGGCAGAACCGGCAGGATGGGCAAGAGGGGCAAGGCGATAACCTTCATAATGCCCGGCGAGTTCAGGAGGCTGCGCTACATCGCCCAGCAGGCGGGCGTCGAGATACGGAAGTCCGAGCTCAGCGAGGAGATTCCGAGGGAGTACCGCGAGAGGTACGAGCACGGCCGCCCGAACGCTTACAGGAGAAACGGGAGAAGGAACTCCCGCTATTCTAAGAACTCCCGAGGTAGATGGTGA
- a CDS encoding rhomboid family intramembrane serine protease gives MSLEGYFHRYGKATFTLFLINVSVYALESILSGNPFSISIEVLARLGQWNYAVLNYGWWWQLISAMFVHVGILHIGFNMYFLLMMGRQLEGILGPKRLVMVYLVSGLAGNLLTLFLLPANSVSAGASGSLFGIVGALILITGVVGGNMQAALINAFVLFLINSLLPSVNVYAHLGGLLVGMAIGYYYGRRIKRHLMARMYGYEW, from the coding sequence ATGAGCCTTGAGGGTTACTTCCACCGCTACGGAAAGGCGACCTTTACCCTCTTTCTGATAAACGTCTCGGTCTACGCCTTGGAGTCAATACTCAGCGGAAACCCGTTCAGCATAAGTATCGAAGTCCTGGCAAGGCTCGGTCAGTGGAACTACGCCGTCCTCAACTACGGCTGGTGGTGGCAGCTGATCAGCGCGATGTTCGTGCACGTGGGCATACTCCACATAGGCTTCAACATGTACTTTCTCCTGATGATGGGCAGGCAGCTTGAGGGAATCCTCGGGCCGAAGCGGCTCGTCATGGTCTATCTCGTCTCGGGTTTGGCAGGAAACCTGCTGACGCTCTTCCTGCTGCCTGCCAACTCGGTCAGCGCCGGCGCGAGCGGCTCGCTCTTCGGCATAGTTGGGGCGCTGATACTCATAACCGGCGTCGTCGGAGGGAACATGCAGGCCGCGCTGATAAACGCCTTCGTGCTCTTCCTGATAAACAGCCTGTTGCCGAGCGTCAACGTCTACGCCCACCTGGGCGGACTGCTCGTTGGAATGGCCATAGGCTACTACTACGGCCGGAGGATCAAGAGGCACCTGATGGCGAGGATGTACGGCTACGAATGGTAG
- a CDS encoding bifunctional fructose-bisphosphatase/inositol-phosphate phosphatase has protein sequence MEIPWNEVALEMAREVEKEVMPLFGTAKAGEAIGENVSGDVTKYVDKVAEDVVLSRLQPLGVNVVSEEIGFIDNGSDYTVVVDPIDGSYNFAAGIPIFAFSFAVFRRNKPVYGAIYEFVRRTFYEALPEEGAYMDGRPIRVRKPERGKEALSFYTRGRCLGLIERVKRVRVLGAIAVELTYLAKGALDGVLDIRNYVRTTDIAAGVLIAREAGAIVTDEGGRELELRLDATTKTNVIAVNDRYLLDMILEELENEP, from the coding sequence ATGGAGATTCCATGGAACGAGGTTGCCCTCGAAATGGCGAGGGAGGTTGAGAAGGAAGTAATGCCCCTCTTCGGCACTGCAAAGGCCGGGGAGGCGATAGGAGAGAACGTCAGCGGGGACGTTACCAAGTACGTTGACAAGGTGGCTGAGGACGTTGTTCTGAGCAGGCTTCAGCCATTGGGCGTTAACGTCGTCAGCGAGGAAATAGGCTTCATAGACAACGGGAGCGACTACACGGTCGTCGTTGACCCGATAGACGGCTCCTACAACTTCGCCGCGGGGATACCGATATTTGCCTTCAGCTTTGCGGTCTTCAGGAGGAACAAACCCGTCTACGGTGCGATATACGAGTTCGTCAGAAGGACGTTTTACGAGGCCCTTCCGGAGGAAGGTGCCTACATGGACGGAAGGCCCATAAGGGTCAGAAAACCCGAACGTGGGAAGGAAGCTCTGAGCTTCTACACGCGCGGCAGGTGTCTGGGCCTAATAGAGAGGGTCAAGCGGGTCCGGGTTCTCGGGGCCATAGCGGTCGAGCTGACGTACCTCGCCAAGGGGGCCCTCGACGGCGTCTTGGACATAAGGAACTACGTGAGGACGACTGACATAGCTGCCGGGGTGCTCATAGCCAGGGAAGCCGGGGCGATAGTCACCGACGAAGGCGGAAGGGAGCTGGAGCTGAGGCTCGATGCGACCACCAAGACGAACGTCATAGCCGTCAACGACCGCTACCTGCTCGACATGATTCTGGAGGAGCTGGAAAATGAGCCTTGA
- a CDS encoding DUF63 family protein — MGLYEFFYEYFIRPIQENQGYNPVNTVVYAVILGIAVILLYKMLKRMGIKVDDRFFKALIPYIILGPLMRSMTDVGILPRTYLTVSPGGYFVIATFAIASLYVVWRHCQGETLYPLYRDFGWVLLGGLVFVLVINLGKVDFNPEVFKYFIPALIIAEAFIWLVSKKLALVKDNSLLFYTHFYDATTTFVGIQFLGFWEQHVLARWLMDTFGTPMVIYAEKFLILLPIVWILDNVMEDEDPDLINFVKLTMFILGFGPGTRNLLIMLMGG; from the coding sequence ATGGGGCTCTACGAGTTCTTTTACGAGTACTTCATCAGGCCGATACAGGAGAACCAGGGTTACAACCCGGTGAACACGGTTGTTTACGCTGTAATCCTGGGTATAGCCGTGATACTCCTCTACAAGATGCTCAAGCGGATGGGGATAAAGGTCGACGACCGCTTCTTCAAGGCGCTCATTCCGTACATAATCCTTGGCCCGCTGATGAGGAGCATGACGGACGTCGGGATTCTGCCCCGAACATACCTGACTGTCAGCCCCGGCGGCTACTTTGTCATAGCTACCTTTGCAATAGCCTCCCTCTACGTTGTCTGGAGGCACTGCCAGGGCGAGACGCTCTACCCCCTCTACCGGGACTTCGGGTGGGTTCTGCTAGGCGGGCTCGTCTTTGTCCTGGTCATAAACTTAGGAAAGGTTGACTTCAACCCAGAGGTCTTCAAGTACTTCATTCCGGCTCTGATAATAGCCGAGGCTTTCATATGGCTCGTCTCGAAGAAGCTCGCCCTCGTTAAGGACAACTCGCTCCTCTTCTACACCCACTTCTACGACGCTACAACGACGTTCGTTGGAATCCAGTTCCTCGGCTTCTGGGAGCAGCACGTCCTCGCGAGGTGGCTGATGGACACATTCGGGACGCCGATGGTTATATACGCCGAGAAGTTTCTGATACTGCTGCCTATCGTGTGGATACTGGATAATGTCATGGAGGACGAGGATCCGGATTTGATAAACTTCGTGAAGCTTACGATGTTCATTCTCGGCTTTGGGCCGGGAACGAGAAATCTGCTGATAATGCTTATGGGTGGTTGA
- a CDS encoding NAD(P)-dependent glycerol-1-phosphate dehydrogenase — protein MHLMQLPREVLLGENLRGEAVNVAKRLGLGERALVLYGPKTKEIAGKDIEKSLRESFDVSALVIREASMEEVERTLAKIRDGNADWLIAVGGGSIIDVAKLASFKAGVPFISFPTTASHDGIASANASIRDLGTKTSVKAVPPVAVIADVRVIKTAPYRYLAAGVGDMISNLTAVKDWQLAHRIKGEYYSEYAASLSLMSAKMVIKNADIIRLGNEESVRKVVKGLISCGVAMSIAGSSRPASGAEHLFSHALDAIAPKPALHGEQVGVGTIIMAYLHGLRWEKIRETLKKVGAPTNAYELGIDPEYIIEALTIAHTIRPERYTILGKDGLTREAAEKAAKITGVI, from the coding sequence ATGCATCTGATGCAGCTGCCCAGAGAGGTGCTGTTGGGCGAAAATCTGAGGGGAGAGGCCGTTAATGTCGCGAAGAGGCTCGGTCTGGGCGAGAGGGCCCTAGTTCTCTATGGGCCGAAGACTAAAGAGATAGCCGGAAAGGATATTGAGAAGAGCCTCCGGGAGTCGTTCGATGTGAGCGCGCTGGTGATCAGGGAGGCCAGCATGGAAGAGGTTGAGCGAACCCTCGCTAAAATTAGGGATGGTAACGCTGACTGGCTCATAGCAGTTGGCGGGGGGAGCATCATAGACGTCGCCAAGCTCGCCTCGTTTAAAGCCGGGGTTCCCTTCATAAGCTTCCCGACAACGGCCTCACACGACGGAATAGCGAGCGCAAATGCATCCATCAGAGACCTCGGAACCAAGACGTCCGTCAAGGCCGTGCCGCCCGTGGCGGTGATAGCCGACGTCAGGGTCATCAAGACCGCCCCCTACCGCTACTTGGCCGCCGGAGTGGGGGACATGATAAGCAACCTGACGGCGGTGAAGGACTGGCAGCTGGCCCACAGGATAAAGGGCGAGTACTACAGCGAGTACGCGGCCTCGCTGAGCCTGATGAGCGCCAAGATGGTGATAAAGAACGCAGACATAATACGCCTCGGCAACGAGGAGAGCGTGAGAAAGGTGGTGAAGGGCCTCATCTCGTGCGGCGTGGCCATGAGTATAGCGGGCTCTTCGAGGCCTGCAAGCGGTGCAGAGCATCTTTTCAGCCACGCGCTCGATGCCATAGCGCCGAAACCGGCCCTGCACGGCGAGCAAGTCGGCGTTGGGACGATAATAATGGCCTACCTCCACGGCCTCAGGTGGGAAAAAATTAGGGAAACCTTAAAGAAGGTCGGAGCGCCAACTAACGCATACGAGCTTGGGATCGACCCGGAGTATATAATCGAGGCGTTGACGATCGCCCATACGATACGGCCCGAGAGGTACACGATCCTAGGGAAGGACGGCCTCACACGAGAAGCCGCCGAAAAGGCCGCTAAAATCACCGGAGTCATCTGA
- a CDS encoding UPF0179 family protein — translation MAIITLVGEKLARPGVEFIYYGPAEPCKTCKLAGVCVGNLEPGRRYKILRVRSMPSHSCPLHEGKVRVVEVVEPSVEVAIEPRLAIAGSVIKLHFAECSDKEKADLFRQEGLFDGDSVKIIEVLGDVECDGKTYKVVKVMRRKD, via the coding sequence ATGGCAATAATCACGTTAGTTGGGGAAAAGCTGGCAAGACCTGGAGTCGAATTCATATATTACGGCCCGGCAGAGCCGTGCAAGACGTGCAAGCTCGCAGGAGTTTGCGTCGGAAACCTCGAACCCGGCAGGAGGTATAAAATCCTCCGGGTAAGGAGCATGCCCTCCCACTCCTGTCCGCTTCACGAGGGCAAGGTTCGCGTCGTCGAGGTGGTCGAGCCGAGCGTTGAAGTTGCCATAGAGCCAAGGCTGGCCATAGCGGGCTCGGTGATTAAGCTCCACTTCGCGGAGTGTAGCGACAAGGAAAAGGCCGACCTGTTCCGGCAGGAGGGGCTCTTTGACGGCGACAGCGTAAAAATAATAGAAGTCCTCGGCGACGTTGAGTGCGACGGCAAGACCTACAAGGTCGTTAAGGTCATGCGCAGGAAGGACTAA
- a CDS encoding biotin-dependent carboxyltransferase family protein, producing the protein MIELLKVPSLLTVQDSGRFGYRKLGIPVAGAMDDMSARLANYLVGNPADAPVLEFLLAGPTVRFNASCVFAVAGDAEVRLNGVPVESWTSHWAKRGDVLEVGTLKGGLYGYIAFAGGIKCKPLLGSCSTYPKANLGRPLRAGDRLAVGYAVLTGKEGRSLPEPLRPDYSSSEKTVRVVLGPNLDHFTGGGIETFLSESYTVTPESDRMGYRLDGRAIEHSEKGAGIVTDAIPTGAVQVPASGKPIVMLRDAQTTGGYAKIAVVSTVDLPIVAQSRPGERLRFEAVSVDEARELLIRRERTLMAIRDFLDGKMRAYRMRTGGEELVAFTKVEREG; encoded by the coding sequence GTGATTGAGCTCCTCAAAGTGCCATCACTGCTCACCGTTCAGGATTCCGGCCGCTTCGGCTACAGAAAGCTGGGAATCCCCGTCGCCGGAGCGATGGATGACATGAGTGCAAGGCTGGCAAATTATCTCGTTGGCAATCCCGCGGACGCGCCGGTTCTTGAGTTCCTCCTCGCCGGGCCGACGGTAAGGTTCAACGCTTCCTGCGTCTTTGCCGTTGCCGGAGACGCTGAGGTGAGGCTCAACGGTGTGCCCGTAGAATCCTGGACGAGCCACTGGGCGAAGAGGGGGGATGTCCTTGAGGTCGGTACTTTGAAGGGAGGGCTCTACGGCTACATAGCCTTCGCCGGTGGCATTAAGTGCAAGCCGCTCCTCGGGAGCTGCTCGACCTATCCGAAGGCGAACCTCGGAAGGCCGCTGAGGGCCGGCGACAGACTGGCTGTGGGATACGCAGTACTGACTGGGAAGGAGGGCAGATCCCTGCCCGAGCCCCTGCGTCCCGACTATTCCTCCAGCGAAAAGACCGTTCGCGTCGTTCTCGGGCCGAATCTCGACCACTTCACCGGGGGTGGGATTGAGACCTTCCTGAGCGAGTCCTATACCGTGACTCCCGAGTCCGACAGGATGGGCTACCGACTCGATGGGAGAGCCATCGAGCACTCGGAGAAGGGGGCTGGGATAGTGACCGACGCCATACCGACCGGTGCGGTTCAGGTTCCCGCCAGCGGAAAGCCAATAGTGATGCTCCGCGATGCCCAGACGACCGGCGGTTACGCGAAGATAGCCGTCGTTTCGACGGTGGATCTCCCCATCGTCGCACAGAGCCGGCCGGGCGAGAGGCTGAGGTTCGAGGCAGTGAGCGTAGATGAAGCCCGGGAGCTTCTGATTAGGCGCGAGAGAACCCTTATGGCAATCAGGGACTTCCTTGACGGGAAGATGCGCGCGTACAGGATGAGAACGGGGGGAGAAGAGCTGGTTGCATTCACAAAAGTGGAAAGAGAGGGTTAG
- the pxpB gene encoding 5-oxoprolinase subunit PxpB, with protein MRPTIKPAGDSALLVSFGEVIDEKINGRIHSIAREIEKVGFEWLVEAVPAYSSLLVIYDPLKASYTAVEASIKPLLNVETGTFDGRLVKVPVVYGGQYGPDIDFVAEHSGLSVDDVIEIHSRPTYLVYFLGFLPGFAYLGGMDERIAVPRLEKPRLKVPAGSVGIAGKQTGIYPLESPGGWRLIGRTPLRLFNPLKEQPTLLQPGDRVKFVPIDGEEFVEIYRTEWGEGSD; from the coding sequence ATGCGGCCGACGATAAAACCCGCCGGCGACTCTGCCCTTCTCGTCTCCTTCGGTGAGGTCATAGACGAGAAAATAAACGGCAGGATTCATTCCATAGCAAGAGAAATAGAGAAGGTCGGCTTCGAGTGGCTGGTTGAGGCTGTTCCGGCCTATTCGTCCCTCCTGGTGATCTATGACCCGCTAAAGGCCTCATATACTGCGGTCGAAGCCTCGATAAAGCCGCTACTGAACGTGGAGACGGGGACCTTTGATGGCAGGCTCGTCAAAGTTCCCGTCGTTTACGGCGGTCAGTACGGCCCGGATATAGACTTCGTGGCAGAACACAGCGGCCTGAGCGTCGACGACGTCATCGAGATACATTCCAGACCGACCTACCTCGTCTACTTCTTGGGGTTTCTCCCTGGCTTCGCCTACCTCGGCGGCATGGATGAGAGGATTGCCGTACCGAGACTCGAAAAGCCCCGCCTGAAGGTTCCCGCCGGCTCTGTGGGGATAGCGGGAAAACAGACGGGTATATACCCCCTTGAAAGCCCAGGCGGCTGGAGGCTCATCGGCAGGACTCCTCTGAGGCTGTTCAATCCATTAAAAGAGCAACCAACGTTGCTCCAGCCTGGGGACAGGGTCAAGTTCGTCCCGATTGACGGGGAAGAATTCGTGGAAATCTATAGAACCGAATGGGGGGAAGGGAGTGATTGA
- a CDS encoding LamB/YcsF family protein — translation MKVDLNSDLGESFGRYKLGLDEEVMNHITSANVATGWHAGDPLVMRGTVRLAKEKGVAVGAHPGYPDLLGFGRRYMRLTPEEARNYILYQIGALYAFARVEGLELQHVKPHGALYNALVKEEELARAVIEGIADFDRNLIFVALSGSRPAEIAEEMGVKVAHEVFADRAYNPDGTLVPRSKPGAVIHEEGAIAERVVSMVKDGGVRAINGEWVELRADTICVHGDNPRAVQIAARIRKVLEEAGVKVAPMKVVVR, via the coding sequence ATGAAGGTTGACCTCAACTCCGATCTGGGCGAGAGCTTCGGGAGGTACAAGCTGGGCCTCGACGAGGAGGTCATGAACCACATCACGAGTGCCAACGTCGCGACCGGCTGGCACGCCGGCGACCCGCTCGTAATGAGAGGGACTGTGAGGCTCGCGAAGGAGAAGGGAGTTGCCGTCGGGGCGCATCCAGGTTACCCCGACCTTCTCGGCTTTGGAAGACGCTACATGAGGCTCACCCCTGAAGAGGCGAGGAACTACATACTCTACCAGATTGGAGCCCTGTACGCCTTCGCCAGGGTGGAAGGCCTCGAACTCCAGCACGTCAAGCCCCACGGCGCGCTCTACAACGCGCTTGTAAAGGAAGAAGAGCTCGCGAGGGCCGTCATCGAGGGGATAGCGGACTTCGATAGGAACCTGATATTCGTGGCACTCTCCGGCTCAAGGCCGGCAGAAATAGCCGAAGAGATGGGGGTTAAGGTCGCCCACGAGGTTTTCGCGGACAGGGCATACAACCCTGACGGAACGCTCGTCCCGCGCTCGAAGCCGGGAGCTGTAATCCACGAGGAAGGGGCGATAGCCGAGCGAGTGGTCTCCATGGTCAAGGACGGTGGTGTTAGGGCGATAAACGGGGAGTGGGTCGAGCTGAGAGCTGACACCATCTGCGTCCACGGCGACAACCCGAGGGCGGTTCAAATCGCGGCCCGCATAAGGAAAGTCCTTGAGGAAGCGGGAGTGAAGGTTGCCCCGATGAAGGTGGTGGTGCGGTGA
- a CDS encoding type II toxin-antitoxin system VapC family toxin: MKVQVIDAAVFIQGFDVEGVTTPKVVDEVKDPESRLFLEGLISAGKVRVLSPSLESIEAVMKAARKTGELSELSEADVEILALAYELRGVLFTDDYNLQNIAKILGIEFRTLKKGIKRVIRWNYVCIGCGKRFSEMPPEGTCPDCGSPVRLIPKRRRKRRTRKS, from the coding sequence ATGAAGGTCCAGGTTATCGATGCGGCCGTCTTTATTCAGGGGTTCGATGTCGAGGGCGTTACGACGCCGAAGGTCGTTGATGAGGTGAAAGACCCTGAGTCGAGGCTTTTTCTGGAGGGATTGATAAGCGCAGGAAAGGTGAGGGTTCTGTCCCCATCCCTGGAGAGCATTGAAGCCGTGATGAAAGCGGCTAGGAAGACCGGTGAGTTAAGCGAACTCAGCGAGGCAGACGTTGAGATTCTTGCCTTAGCGTACGAGCTCAGGGGAGTCCTCTTCACCGACGACTACAATCTCCAGAACATAGCGAAGATCCTTGGAATAGAGTTCAGAACCCTCAAGAAGGGAATTAAGCGGGTAATACGCTGGAACTACGTCTGCATCGGCTGCGGGAAGCGTTTCTCAGAGATGCCGCCGGAGGGAACCTGCCCGGACTGCGGCAGTCCTGTGAGGCTGATTCCAAAGAGAAGACGAAAAAGGAGAACAAGAAAAAGTTAG
- a CDS encoding protein cytosolic protein produces the protein MRRKKIVVLGLSLLVILPVFWAIFSTPVEASDYEEVKVAYYRTLPFKKPEAKVLISSKGVNTVTVLGMLPNGTPVDLGTYAGRGSIMLDYKRIERYLQTWEEHLKKTGTDPSLVNPGVVLLGTSHGKSKLGYFVKGVPLNLEEVLKRRSFRVSIANDFRPLFSSKEHKQLKPLEASATTGKTTGAKSFPPGSFPEECYPGPYGTSVCFDWVLEEVYDTEDNTVIPLAAAFLNGDVGEIDDVYLREQFQSSRVLGVEIGFSAVAAVDRSGTGANYEAQIAGMVYTLKGTRLWLNKVVRIRGEDIRRPTVVGIGIKGDIALAKYRLYRGKIPLKTTMYVVMAQPEIRNGKLIPVWGKEEGAPSRYGGMFRRAMYYIERYWKPGFAVKSKDFIEVNNLEVSQSVSTLPLFSVAAPVLPRLNGPLGTDVYPILLSAGVGVTKYRSEYALVGITVGLKHRYREVSGTFYKSPVRFEYSGNEYWLSSMYADVTVLPLSNPGCNPRTGICPNDRETPES, from the coding sequence GTGAGACGTAAGAAAATTGTTGTATTGGGTCTCAGTTTGCTGGTAATATTGCCGGTCTTTTGGGCAATTTTCAGCACGCCGGTTGAGGCGAGCGACTATGAGGAGGTCAAGGTTGCATACTACCGAACCCTGCCGTTCAAAAAGCCGGAAGCTAAGGTCCTCATTTCGAGCAAAGGCGTGAACACGGTTACCGTCCTTGGTATGCTCCCAAACGGCACGCCGGTTGACCTCGGCACCTACGCAGGCAGGGGTTCGATTATGCTGGACTACAAGCGGATTGAGAGATACCTTCAAACCTGGGAGGAACACCTCAAAAAAACCGGAACAGACCCGTCCCTTGTGAATCCTGGAGTGGTTCTCCTCGGCACGAGCCATGGGAAGAGTAAGCTTGGATATTTTGTAAAAGGTGTACCTCTAAATCTTGAAGAAGTTCTAAAGCGGAGAAGCTTCAGGGTTTCGATTGCCAATGACTTCCGCCCCCTGTTCTCCTCCAAAGAGCATAAGCAGCTAAAACCTCTTGAAGCTAGTGCAACCACTGGAAAGACCACTGGAGCCAAGTCTTTCCCACCGGGTTCTTTCCCGGAGGAGTGCTATCCCGGCCCCTACGGGACTTCGGTGTGCTTTGACTGGGTGCTTGAGGAGGTTTACGACACGGAGGACAACACGGTAATACCCCTCGCCGCTGCCTTCTTAAACGGCGACGTGGGCGAGATTGATGATGTATATCTAAGGGAGCAGTTCCAGTCGTCCAGGGTTTTAGGCGTGGAGATAGGTTTCTCGGCAGTTGCGGCGGTTGACCGGAGCGGTACAGGGGCAAACTACGAGGCCCAGATAGCCGGAATGGTGTACACTCTCAAAGGAACACGCCTGTGGCTTAATAAAGTGGTGAGAATTAGGGGAGAGGACATAAGGAGGCCTACCGTGGTCGGAATCGGAATAAAGGGTGACATTGCCCTAGCTAAGTACAGGCTCTACCGTGGAAAGATCCCTCTCAAAACCACTATGTACGTTGTGATGGCCCAGCCCGAAATCAGGAATGGGAAGCTGATTCCGGTATGGGGTAAGGAAGAGGGGGCACCATCTAGGTACGGTGGGATGTTCAGAAGAGCCATGTACTACATAGAGCGCTACTGGAAGCCGGGTTTTGCCGTTAAGTCAAAAGACTTCATTGAGGTCAATAACCTCGAAGTTTCACAGAGCGTCTCTACGCTACCGCTCTTCAGCGTCGCCGCGCCGGTGCTTCCAAGGCTCAACGGTCCTCTGGGAACCGATGTCTATCCAATACTGCTTTCCGCTGGTGTTGGGGTGACCAAATACCGCTCGGAGTATGCCTTGGTGGGGATTACAGTGGGACTCAAACACAGATACAGAGAAGTTTCTGGTACCTTTTACAAGAGCCCGGTTCGCTTTGAGTACAGCGGAAACGAGTACTGGCTCAGCTCGATGTATGCGGACGTTACGGTGCTCCCGTTATCGAACCCCGGATGCAATCCGCGTACTGGAATTTGTCCCAACGATAGGGAAACTCCAGAAAGCTAA